A DNA window from Vigna unguiculata cultivar IT97K-499-35 chromosome 10, ASM411807v1, whole genome shotgun sequence contains the following coding sequences:
- the LOC114167297 gene encoding WRKY transcription factor 22-like encodes MEPDWDLHAVVRSCTATSSGATTASTTSSSGFGASVPPSTSHSFFSVYNPAVQGGQVVPPSENPYGVRPSIEELHELCKPFFTKPQPHTFQPSSPLSSFSYSSVPKSPRSHQEQKQPPQPGSASTPKPKRRKNQVKKVCDVAAENLSSDIWAWRKYGQKPIKGSPYPRGYYRCSSSKGCLARKQVERNRSDPTMFIVTYTGEHNHPAPTHKSSLAGSTRYKPQTGGDTAATKAVSPATSSEVAQHSTKSECTEEELEDLMKDDEEANELELTETVVSDDFFEGLEELTGSATDPFTASSSIDRWPLSNNATTAAGGS; translated from the exons ATGGAACCAGATTGGGATCTCCACGCCGTCGTCAGAAGCTGCACCGCCACTTCCTCCGGCGCCACCACCGCATCCACCACCTCATCTTCTGGCTTTGGGGCTTCTGTCCCACCTTCTACTTCCCACAGCTTCTTCTCTGTTTACAACCCTGCTGTACAAGGAGGCCAAGTTGTGCCCCCTTCGGAGAACCCCTATGGAGTAAGACCTTCCATTGAAGAGCTTCACGAGCTTTGCAAGCCTTTCTTCACCAAACCACAGCCTCACACCTTCCAACCCTCTTCTCCTCTCTCTTCCTTTTCTTACTCATCAGTGCCCAAATCACCTCGCAGCCACCAAGAACAGAAGCAGCCACCCCAACCCGGTTCTGCCTCCACCCCAAAACCGAAAAGAAG GAAGAATCAGGTTAAGAAGGTTTGTGATGTGGCAGCTGAGAACCTCTCCTCGGACATATGGGCATGGAGGAAATATGGACAGAAACCCATCAAAGGGTCACCATATCCAAG GGGATATTACAGATGTAGCAGCTCAAAAGGATGTTTAGCGAGGAAACAAGTGGAGAGGAACAGATCGGACCCAACAATGTTCATAGTGACATACACTGGTGAACACAACCACCCTGCTCCGACTCATAAAAGCTCCCTTGCTGGCTCCACGCGCTACAAACCTCAGACCGGTGGAGACACAGCCGCCACAAAAGCGGTTTCTCCGGCGACCTCATCAGAGGTGGCACAGCACAGTACGAAGTCAGAGTGCACAGAAGAGGAGTTGGAAGATCTGATGAAAGATGATGAAGAAGCAAATGAGTTAGAGTTAACAGAAACAGTGGTATCAGATGATTTCTTTGAAGGGTTAGAGGAACTGACAGGGTCTGCCACTGATCCCTTTACAGCTAGTAGCAGCATTGATCGGTGGCCACTGTCCAATAATGCTACCACTGCCGCTGGTGGTAGCTGA